DNA from Brassica napus cultivar Da-Ae chromosome C4, Da-Ae, whole genome shotgun sequence:
TTTGTAATAGATTAGGGAAGATGAACTTTGTGGGCAACGATATTCTCAGAACACTACGATGTAATCAGATCAAGTTGACGAAAATGGATTTGTATATATTCGATGTTAAAAAGGGTTTCGTAACGAATATAGATTACAATTGAATCAAACTAGACTAAGAACAAGGAAGGATGAGGTTGATGTGTTGCGAAGATAAGAGTTCGAGGGTGATGGATTGGCAGGTATGTGTGTATGAAAAACGTGTCGCCTTCTCTCTTCCCTTTATACTCTAGTATTATCCGCGGTCTCCTatattttctcttctttctgaggTTGTGATCCCAAAAACGTCAGAGACTTGGTGGTAGCCAAGAATCCCAGGGTTCGTTGGCGAATATCCCTTTTAACCTAGCGTTGCTACGATCTTATGAACTCAGCTTCTAGTCCTGGTCGACTTTTGTTTTCTGGGCCAAATGTCAGTGATAGCTTCTACTCTAATGGGCTTTGTCTAGGTTTGGGGTCCAGACGTAGATAGATTGTTTTAGTTGTTGCCAAACACCAATCGAAATCTTTATTATCTATTTATTCCCGATGGAATTATGATAAACTCTATTGAATTGAACAAAGAAAAGCAAATCTATTATCGCGAGATTGAACCAAAAATGTCGTTAGGGCAAAAGGGTTCGGGGGATCCAGGTGCGATGCTCACTTCCCTTCTGAACAAGCGAGAGAAGCTTCGACAAGACTTACGGAGCATCGAGAAGCAGGTCGGTTGTTGATTCTCGAACCAAATGGTCAAATTCAAATCTTGAATTTTGTCGATTTCGTTAGAGAAACTCTCGAACTagggttgtttttttttttttttttggtttttgtcgGATAGGTTTATGAATTGGAGACAAGCTATCTTCAAGAATCGAGCCATATAGGAAATGCCTTGAAGGGTTTTGAAGGCTTCCTTTCTTCGTCCAAAAGCACTGCCAGGTCGGTTTGCTTTGCTTTGTAGACAGCTTTAGATTCTCTTTGCAGCTTCAAATACACTCTCTAAGATTTTCTATAGCCTTGTTTATTGCTATAGCTTTCTACATAATGATTGACTTTGATATGAACCTACTTTGTAGTGCTAAGAGGTCAAGGAAGTTTCAGCCTGAAGACAGAGTCTTCTCATTGTCCTCAGTCACCTCACCTGCTGTATGTTTTTATCTCCTTCTCTCATTTGGTTAACTTTTGTTTTCCTTGTGTTGGTTGGGTAAGAGAATCACTGCCATAGAGTTTAGGTTGAGAATGAAAGTATTCCAATTACAACATGGCTAACTTCTCTAGCTGTATCAAATAAGTACCAAAGCTGAACAAACTATGATGTGAAAGGCTCAAGTTCTCATTTGTTTGTTCTTTACTctctgcctttttttttttttaattcaaaacgTGTTTTGCCCTTTAGTTAGTGGAAATAGTGTTTGTTTTCAAGTGGATTCTTACACTTAATCGCAGTTTCTTGGACTGGTATTTTAATCTTCCCTGTGATATTTATTCAGGCTGAAGAACTTGGTGTTGGAAGAGAAGGTAAACCGTGCAACTTCAACTAAACTCACTTCACTTCTCCTATTAATGCATCAGTTTAGACACTTAAAACTCTTCATGTTGTAGATGGACGAGCTGAATTGGGCCCAGGGAGATCCAAGGGTGGATTGTCCACGGGACAGTTAGTTTCCCAAACTCTGTTTGCTTTACTAAGTTCATACATAACCTGTCTGTTTCGCCTACATGATTTTGGGTTTGACCAATTACAGGGGAAAACCGAAGAAAGGGAGAGGACACGGAGTGGCAAGAGATGCAAAGAGAAACAGACCATCAGAACCAGATTATGACGACGAAGATGATCCGGATGCGAGTATGTATGTTCCTGGTTCACTCATCTAGggcattttctgtttttttgtggTGCCTGAAAACAGCAAGAAACAAATCAGCTTgtaacattttttcttttacatccCAGAACATAACCAAAGTAAATCTAGGATTTATAACGTCAATTAATAAATGAGATGTTTTGTGGAATATTTCTAAGTTAATTATATGGTCTCAGGAGTCCATAAGTCCATTATTAATTCATTGAAGGATGTAGAGAAGGCAGCTTTAGGAATGTGAGAGTGGAATTGGTTGGCATGCATCATCATTTGATTCATTGTTTGTGATCCAagcttttaatagaattttctCTTCTGGGTCCAACTTAGTTGTTCTTTCCCTTTTTGCCTCTTTGTACTATTACCTTTTTAATAAGCAGGAAATGAAAACTCTT
Protein-coding regions in this window:
- the LOC106390750 gene encoding chromatin modification-related protein MEAF6 isoform X5, with protein sequence MINSIELNKEKQIYYREIEPKMSLGQKGSGDPGAMLTSLLNKREKLRQDLRSIEKQVYELETSYLQESSHIGNALKGFEGFLSSSKSTASAKRSRKFQPEDRVFSLSSVTSPAAEELGVGREDGRAELGPGRSKGGLSTGQGKPKKGRGHGVARDAKRNRPSEPDYDDEDDPDASMSP
- the LOC106390750 gene encoding chromatin modification-related protein MEAF6 isoform X1, producing MINSIELNKEKQIYYREIEPKMSLGQKGSGDPGAMLTSLLNKREKLRQDLRSIEKQVYELETSYLQESSHIGNALKGFEGFLSSSKSTASAKRSRKFQPEDRVFSLSSVTSPAAEELGVGREDGRAELGPGRSKGGLSTGQGKPKKGRGHGVARDAKRNRPSEPDYDDEDDPDARCREGSFRNVRVELVGMHHHLIHCL
- the LOC106390750 gene encoding chromatin modification-related protein MEAF6 isoform X4 yields the protein MINSIELNKEKQIYYREIEPKMSLGQKGSGDPGAMLTSLLNKREKLRQDLRSIEKQVYELETSYLQESSHIGNALKGFEGFLSSSKSTASAKRSRKFQPEDRVFSLSSVTSPAAEELGVGREDGRAELGPGRSKGGLSTGQGKPKKGRGHGVARDAKRNRPSEPDYDDEDDPDASMYVPGSLI
- the LOC106390750 gene encoding uncharacterized protein LOC106390750 isoform X2 — its product is MINSIELNKEKQIYYREIEPKMSLGQKGSGDPGAMLTSLLNKREKLRQDLRSIEKQVYELETSYLQESSHIGNALKGFEGFLSSSKSTASAKRSRKFQPEDRVFSLSSVTSPAAEELGVGREDGRAELGPGRSKGGLSTGQLVSQTLFALLSSYITCLFRLHDFGFDQLQGKTEERERTRSGKRCKEKQTIRTRL
- the LOC106390750 gene encoding chromatin modification-related protein MEAF6 isoform X3, with the translated sequence MINSIELNKEKQIYYREIEPKMSLGQKGSGDPGAMLTSLLNKREKLRQDLRSIEKQVYELETSYLQESSHIGNALKGFEGFLSSSKSTASAKRSRKFQPEDRVFSLSSVTSPAAEELGVGREDGRAELGPGRSKGGLSTGQGKPKKGRGHGVARDAKRNRPSEPDYDDEDDPDARVHKSIINSLKDVEKAALGM
- the LOC106390750 gene encoding chromatin modification-related protein MEAF6 isoform X6, with translation MINSIELNKEKQIYYREIEPKMSLGQKGSGDPGAMLTSLLNKREKLRQDLRSIEKQVYELETSYLQESSHIGNALKGFEGFLSSSKSTASAKRSRKFQPEDRVFSLSSVTSPAAEELGVGREDGRAELGPGRSKGGLSTGQGKPKKGRGHGVARDAKRNRPSEPDYDDEDDPDASMM